In Lolium perenne isolate Kyuss_39 chromosome 5, Kyuss_2.0, whole genome shotgun sequence, the sequence GATGTTTGCATTGGGCATCATTTCTTGTATATTATCTCTGCCTTCTATAAAATTAAGGTACGCAATTGCGTACTCTCGAAAAAAAAATTACATTTTAGTCTAATCTTAGAACGCATGCGCATTATGTGAGATGAGAGAATGACTATGGCATTCTGCATGATAACAACCACTCAGGCATCTTGATCATGCATGAAGTCTGAACTCTCTGAAGAAGACCAATCCAAGATGTTCATTTACAATTCATGCAGCCAAATCCAAGATTCGCACGACCTGCATTTTCATCCAGGAATCGGCGGTGCATATATACCATGCCACATCCCTGCTTGCCTGCTTGTGGTGGCGATGGACGTGACCTTCGTGTGCTCGTCAGAGGAGGCGCCCTTCAAGATGGAGGTGGGCTTCTTCGACACCGTCCGAGACATCAAGCAGAAGCTCCAGGGCCGCAAGGGCTGGCTTGCCACCGCCATGTCCCTCTCCCACGACGGCCACGCGCTCGTGGACGACGTCGACGACGAAAGCCACGGCTTTACCGGGCGGTACGGCCTCGTGGAGGGGTCTGTCGTCCACGTCGCCCTCGACGACGATGACACGCTCCGGGCACGGCGTCTGAAGGAGAGCAGGATGCCGAGCGTCAAGACCAGGCGGGACGGCGTCGCGCCGCCGGCACCGCCGCTGCGTCTGACGGTGGTGTCGCGGTGCGGCGCCAGGCGATTGGAGGTGGCGGTGCGCGCGAGCGGGACGGTGTCGGCGCTGCGCGTGTATCTTGAGCGCGCGTCGTCCTCTGGCTCCGGCGGGTTCCCGCTGCCGCGCGACGGCGGCTACTTCTTCATACACGGGCAGAGCGTGATGGACGAGGCCAGGTCGTTCGAGTGGCACGGCGTGGCGGCCGGCGACGAGGTCGTGGTGTTCCCAGGCTCCGTCACCAGGGGGCCGGCGCACTGAGCCTGAACGAAATTTGTTGGCGCGGGAATGCAAATCCAAACTGCTGCTTCCCTTGGTGTTGCCTGTTAGCACTTCAGTACTATCTACCTGAGCTTGTGATGTTCCAGTTTTTTTTCGAACAAGAATGCGCATTCGTATAGACATAAAAATTCCTAATTTTACACCATTTCGGTATTTATATCGAAAAACAAAAAGATGAAAACACAATGTACGCTCTTAAGGACGGCAGTATACAGTGATTGGATTCTATAAACTAGTGTAGGACGCAGCAGCATTTCTGTCCTAGCGTCAGAATGGCAGCAAATCCTTTCCTTCAGAGTTCAGAGACCTATGAAAGCACCAGGTTTAGTAGCATTTCACAATTATGAAGACACTAGATTTCCCGGGGACAAATGAATGGTCTTCATTGTTCCTAAGTGGAAATCACCGTCTAGTGGTTGGATGAAAATTAACACTGATGGTGCGATATGTGTGCTAAATTCAAGAGCTGGGGCATGTTTAATTGCCAGAGACTCGAATGGATCAATGCTGAGTGTAGACAGTATAAACATGTTACCGTTCTTTTCACAACAGAAATGTTGGCATGCAAGGATGCGGTGTTGTTGGCCTGTTCGAAAGGATGATCTCAGGTAGTGATTAAGACGGATTGCCCCAACATTATTTTGGCATGGAGTGGAGAGAAGGAGCAGAGATCATCGTGCTCCCAGTTGGTAAAAGAGATGAAAGTTCTAGTCTCAAACTTCCAGGGTTTTTCGATTTGTTTTGTAAAAGAGAAGCTAACAGAGCGGCACACTTATGTGTTCGAGCTGCGCTATCTCTTGATAGTTTGGTAGTCTGTATCCCTTTATAGTAGCATTTCACAATTATATGGGCTGTTGCTAACACTCATAACCAGAAGATGCTTTGATTGATTAACAAAATCCCATTGTCATGTTATCTATCCTCTCTTTTTTCTGATTACAAAAACTGAAAGACATGAGAATCATCCTATTCATTCTTTGCATAAAAAATGCCCATAAGATAAAAAGAAATGGAGTGACCAAGAAAAACTAAAACGAAGCTATGTTGTAGCAATTCTCTACCATGTTTACAGGCAAGCTGGAGCACATCTCTATCTCTTTCCTTTCTTTCCATCCTAGTATTATTTACATCTGAGGACCAAAAGGGGGCCTGTTCATCATCATCTGCTGGTAAGCTGCATTTGCCATCGGGTAGCTGGACTGCGTCCCTGGCTCTGCCTTCGGCTGTCCTTCTGGCATCATGAGCCCTGGGAAGCCCTGCATCATTGACGGATGACGGGCAACAGGCATCGGCATCGACATGCCTGGTGGGGCCATCCCGAAGCGGAAATTGCCAGGTGCCCCTCCCAACTGGCCCCTGGGCGGGATGCTAAAGGAACCAAAGGGAGATGCACCACCAAACTGAGCAAAGGTGCCTTGCGGTTGCTCTTGCCTGCGGTGTGAGAGGTTGGCCTGAGGCGCAGACGGTGGAGCGCTGCCGGAACCAGAGCTCGCATGCCCGCTATTTCTGGCTGCTGGAACTTCATGGTTGTGCTTTCCCTCATATGTTGTGATGACGGATTTCAGATCATGCGATGCTCTCTCCACGTGCTTGCGCACTGAACAGCCAGCATGTGTACATTTGTAGTAGCTCCTGCAGACAAATGAAATGATGTTATGTTTCCAGATGAACACCAAGACTGCGCTCAAAATGGTCAAACTGTGAGTGGAACATAAAGTCATCGAACTGACCTTGGATTTGGATTTCCTTTAACAACCTTCTGACCATACTTGCGCCAACGATAACCATCGTCAAGGATGTCTACCTCGCTTGTTGTCTGAACAACAACACGAGGCTCCCGGATGGCTCTCGATGCTGCAGCGACCATGTCAATTGTACTGGTGGTAGTGGCAGTAGGAATGGCAGCAACAGCCAAAGCATCCAGCTTCCTGAAAAAGAGCTAGGGTCATCATGAATACAATATCATGACTGTGTTAAGTGGTTAAGCAGGGGATAGCACGAACCTTCTTTTGTATTCAGTTTCATCTTCACCACCATCACAGTCTATAGTAACAGTGCCATGTGTTGCCCTGTCCATCTCATCATTAGACAGCGTTGACGAGACATCAACTGCATCTTGGGACTCCACGGTAGATGTATCACCATATGCTGATGCATGAGGAGAAGCAGATGGTCTTCCCTCAACACCTTCATTTTGCACATCTTGGAGGCATCCACTTTTATCATTTCCCCACAAAGATGCAGAGTTGAGCCCTTCATGTGAACCAGGCCTCTCAAGAACATGGACTTGTGGATCACTGTTGTGTGACAAAGGGACACCTTGGCGACGGTTTGGAGGTGGCAAAGGGTGATTGTGACTACCCTTATAGATTATCTCTGTTATCTGACCATCTTCAGAACGCTCCACCTTTTTCTTCACAGGGCAATCTGGGTGTGTACATTTGTAATAGCTCCTTGGATGCTCACAGCTCTTCACTTGCTTCTGCCCATATTTTCTCCAGTTATATCCATCATCAGCTGGGGTGCTAATTGTGGCAGAAGAGTATTCTCCATTTTGGTCTGCCTCATCATCGTCCTGTTCTTCAGAAGAGTGATTATCACCGAACATAGAGTCGGATGTCTTTGGTTGAGCAATTGTTTCATCAGCAGTGTCCTTGATTGCAGTAAAGCTTGACTGAAGACTAGATTCCTGCTGATGAATATTTGACAATGACTGGTTTTGGTGGCAAGCATTGTAACCCTGTATGACATAGGATAAAATCAGGGATATAAATGAATAGAAAAGTGAGACTGATTATTTTGGTGGCAATAAAAGGTAGCAAACAGTACTGCAAAAATAGATAGAACCTAAAAGTCAAGGTAATTACCTTTTCCACATATGAGAAACTTGGGACTTTTGACTCTAAGTGGGGCTGGAAGGAAAAAACATCATTACTAAATGTGCTATGATCGTTCATCTTGGCAGCTGGTGGCATTGTTGAGTTAGCATCTGTAGCCATCAAAAATGGCAATTTTCCAGTGGTTGGAGATGGCTGTGCCTGCAACAGATCATAATTATTTTACAGCTACATTCACATAGCGAATATTAATTGGTAGGCACATAAACGCATTTGACTATTTGTGAGAGTTAAATTCAGATTATTGTCTATGAACAAAAAAGACCAAACTTGTAAGTTTCTAACTAGAGATCACTTTTTGGAAAACAATATTCTGCATGATAAGCATCAATAAAATCTGTACAAAACCAGTATGTTCTACCAATAGACATCAAGTGCTTACTGAAGAAAATGGTAATCAACAATCAATGTTCTTCTGTACATCAGAGGTACTTAATGCGCTCAATGCTAACTCAATGCGGCATAGCTTATCGTAAGCTAGTTAATAGGTTATTATAGGAGCAAACGAGTTATGAGAAGATGACATACCATATTATTGAAAAGAAACACTGGTGACTCAAGGAGAGTATTTGGACTAAGACCAGGTGGAATTGATATAGGTGATCGAACAACTGTGGATGAACCAACGCGAGATGTATCAATCTTTGGGATGCTGAAACCAGCTCTTGAAGCCATGCGCTCAGCCAGACCGCCATGTGGGTTTGATTTCTGATTAGCATTGAAAAAATTTGGTTGCAGGGTAAAATCCTTTTGGGGAGTTGTTTTAGCTGATTGAGCAGGCACTTGCTCCCTCAAATCCACAAGTTCTCCAGGCTTCTCTGATTGATCTTGGGGCTTGTTGCTGCCATGTTCGCCAAACAAATTAGAGAATGGGCCAGAGCTGAAGTCTTCATTCAAGAAGTTTGACATGAGTGTTCTCGGGCTGGGTGTTGGGGGCATGGCCATCCAGTCCTCCATGATTGATCCACGATCGCTGGCGCCGGTCATGTGATCAAGAAATCTTCCTCAGCTGAAAAAAGTAACGGTATACCAAATTAGTGCCGTCGAAACATTGGGATATTTGATTGTAATATTAAGCCAAAAGTTTCCTTTTGAACACAAAACTGAGAATAAATGCTGTTCAGATTCAGAAAGCAAAGAAATTAGCCAAACCCATCATACATGGGCAGTACATAGACTAGCTCAATTCTACTGGGCTGCATCACTGCGACAGGTATATATGAGGAAACAACATAGATAGAAAGCCTAAGGAGATGAACAATCAAAGTCAAGAAAAATAAACCTTCAGTAATCCACTGATGACTGAACTGATACAGAAAAATCCATTGCTGCAACGAGAACCGAAAGGACGGATATTTGATACCAAATGGATAATAAAAATCGCTACATCCGCGGACATTAATTCCAAAAGATGAAATTTCGATGCAAAATG encodes:
- the LOC127298253 gene encoding uncharacterized protein, with amino-acid sequence MDVTFVCSSEEAPFKMEVGFFDTVRDIKQKLQGRKGWLATAMSLSHDGHALVDDVDDESHGFTGRYGLVEGSVVHVALDDDDTLRARRLKESRMPSVKTRRDGVAPPAPPLRLTVVSRCGARRLEVAVRASGTVSALRVYLERASSSGSGGFPLPRDGGYFFIHGQSVMDEARSFEWHGVAAGDEVVVFPGSVTRGPAH
- the LOC127302029 gene encoding probable WRKY transcription factor 2, translating into MTGASDRGSIMEDWMAMPPTPSPRTLMSNFLNEDFSSGPFSNLFGEHGSNKPQDQSEKPGELVDLREQVPAQSAKTTPQKDFTLQPNFFNANQKSNPHGGLAERMASRAGFSIPKIDTSRVGSSTVVRSPISIPPGLSPNTLLESPVFLFNNMAQPSPTTGKLPFLMATDANSTMPPAAKMNDHSTFSNDVFSFQPHLESKVPSFSYVEKGYNACHQNQSLSNIHQQESSLQSSFTAIKDTADETIAQPKTSDSMFGDNHSSEEQDDDEADQNGEYSSATISTPADDGYNWRKYGQKQVKSCEHPRSYYKCTHPDCPVKKKVERSEDGQITEIIYKGSHNHPLPPPNRRQGVPLSHNSDPQVHVLERPGSHEGLNSASLWGNDKSGCLQDVQNEGVEGRPSASPHASAYGDTSTVESQDAVDVSSTLSNDEMDRATHGTVTIDCDGGEDETEYKRRKLDALAVAAIPTATTTSTIDMVAAASRAIREPRVVVQTTSEVDILDDGYRWRKYGQKVVKGNPNPRSYYKCTHAGCSVRKHVERASHDLKSVITTYEGKHNHEVPAARNSGHASSGSGSAPPSAPQANLSHRRQEQPQGTFAQFGGASPFGSFSIPPRGQLGGAPGNFRFGMAPPGMSMPMPVARHPSMMQGFPGLMMPEGQPKAEPGTQSSYPMANAAYQQMMMNRPPFGPQM